The stretch of DNA ccctgaacccctataccaggttctgtgTGACTTGGGCATGAACAGAGCACCCCCCTCTAGACTAGGGACCCCTGTACCGTTCTGGGGATACCATGAtgccctatgccccttttacctttctggtctgtactgaagcagggactcctggcagtgagctgcaagaacgttttcagggaaGGATTTTGACCAGAGCATTGTggttcaatgtatccgagaatcttaccCGATTCCcagctacatagccacaatctgtaaagaGTTTCTCTGCAAACCCCACCCAGAAACTCATAGCcctgcaatctctgcttgctggcactcctgggaaGGCAAAAACAAATTCTTCATTGTCGCATATTTTACAGAGGCACAGCAGTACCTCTGTaacagtcaggtccaagagctgacactaggatcccaaaacatggatcagtggcaaccaagtgggcttgacctttattagtgaaccttgttacccttcaccgtcacacataCTGTGCACAAGCACTATACTCTTTAACATACTGTATTAATCAAATATGCTTTACCCTATTATACTCCAAGTCTTTTGACTACGAGGGATAGAATGAGAATCagtacttttattcccactagccatatctctcacactgcaaacctgacctaTACTTTAAAAATCCTTAcgtatagctggagcaccccctgaaccgctataccaggttctgggtgatcagggcattaactgggcatcccctcttatactagggacccctttaccgtttcagggataccacacatccctatgtTCCATTTACCTTTCATGTCTGTGCAAGAGCAGTGAGTTACGCAAGTGTTTTCAAGGCAGGATTATGCCCGGAACATTGTGCGTATATGTATGCGGGATTCTGACccgattcccgggtacatttttggggtatccagcaactctggaccccgactacctaggcaCAATCTGCTCGTTTAATTATCATTAAAGCGTTATTGcactattgttttttttatttgtcctCTTAAGGTACAGTTCCACATCTTCTGATAACTAAAGGAGGAACCCATCTACCATCTCCAAGGACTTGTACTGGAGCCAAGTATTACTCCTACCTCCTTATGCATTGGTAAATTTTCCATACAAATTATTCTATTTATAGCCCTTTGCGCCACACTTGTCCAGATTTTTCTAAACATTTTGCCTCTTGCCAATTGCCTCTGGCAGCAGAACTGAGACAGCAGATCTTATTTAATCACTTGTTTTTGTTGTGTGATTTTTCTTAATTACTTGTATCAGTGTTTTTATCATTTTACATCTACTTTTACTGTTTAAGTGTTTTAACGCTTCCACCATTATTTGTTTTATACCTACTGCTTGTCTTTTGACAATAATCTAGTGATGTACCGATTACCCGAAAATTACCCGACACTTTTTCAGCAACTGACCCGGCAGCAGGGGACTGGGCCCGGGTTATGTCAGAGTAGCTGAAAATATGccatcacttacctgcagcccgaagGTGGGTAAGACTGCGACGACATTTGGGAGCAGCAGTTGTCCTGGTGGCAGTAGCAGCAACAGAAGTGTGCTCAGCCGGCAGAAGCAGCACACAGCTGATACcagtgtgagccggggaaccatgtgactggagcaggagcgttcctattggacagccagctccTCCCCAGCTGACCAATAGGAACACTCCTGCCACATGGTTCCCTGGCTCACACTggtatcagctgtgtgctgtattcctgctgctcctgctggcTGAACAGACTTGTTGCTTCAACCAGGACCATTGCTACTGCTCCCAGATGTTGCTGCAGTAttcctcaccctgcaggtaagtgctgtTCGAGTAACATTCATTTTGCCCAGatttcaaaagaaaaaaaaagaaaaaattaggacccggtccaacactacaATAATCTTTAACTTTTTCACCCCAAAACcttgacacgcgcacacacgttgTCCTGCATGGGACAACTAGCCAGAACAAGGACAACGATTCAGAAATATCTTACtcaaataaaaaccacacaaTGTAAAGAACTCATGTTTAATGTTTGTTGGACAAATATTTATGCTACCAACACACAAGCACCGCCAACACCTTTGATTTTCTCCTCTGCTCTTCTGCTAAAGAATTTGGCTTTCACTATCACCGGCTGCTTGGGGAGTTTACCTTTTCCCAGTACTTTATAATAACCCTGTATAaaggcaggaaaaaaaaaaaaaagttaaagaatTGTTCTCTTTATTGATATAAAAGTATAGCTAAGGACTGCAAATCCTATTCAGGCTAGTTTCAGTAATTTATAGTAAAATCTGTTAAACCATTCAGTGAAAGGTGTTGTAAAAGACCTCTCAATATTGACTGCgaacaaaattaaaaataaatggaaATGTTACTATAATGCCAACTGGCTTATTACAATTAAACAGTCCGCTAACACCAAAACAATTTGAAAGGGTAAGTTGATACTTAATGTATGTTAACCATTTCTAATCACTTACTGCATGCACAGCATCAATGATTGGTGCAGGACCATCAAGGTTCTTTGCATGGTTAAGCCTTGTCTGCTCACTAACAAGAGTCCACAATTTGTCCAGGTTGATAGTAGGACAGAAATGCTGATTATTTTTGAGATGGTAATGTCTCATACCAACTTTTCCGAAGTAACCAGGGTGGCTGTAAAAATAGAAAAAGATCAAATTATGCTTGGattacaaacaaaaaagaaaacggagagagatccagcgctacacggatttcaggataatgaatttattgtgccacacgacgtttcgaccaacaggtctttttcaagtgacaaggcaTGATCTGCAACAGTATTTTTCTACGAGGTTCCATGcagttttcaggtcatttgaaaaaaaATTGTACTGAACAGGAGTTTACAATGCGCCCAATTTCAGACACGCTATGAGAGAGGGATGGGGcactgcagaatttcacaatctggTTCCTTAAATAAAAAACAAGCTAGAAACTACTGATCAGTCAAAACTGTGTAGTCTTGTAGAAGTGATGCAGTTCAAGTTCAGCCAACatgaaaaaaattaaacatgATTAACATTGTATATGCCCACATAGGCATGTTTTCAGATAACAGTTGACATATCCAGAGGGCATAGGGGAAACAGCAGCCAATAAATGCAAAAATGTAACGCCCAACTATGGTACATTTCTATGCAAGGTTATCTCGAGTAAACATTTATGACAGGGTTTTCTTTTTGGAACATTGTATATTAGAAAATCAGAAATAAAAGTTTGAGGAATAAGGCAAATGATCAAAAGTAAAAgttaagaaaataaaataaataataatgcaaAAAAATGAGGTAGGATAAAATAAGGCCAGAGAGAAAAATGGAAACTGCATTAACAGAAAAAGACTGTTGCATAGGAAGTGGTGACAACAGAAAAAGCAGATGCATGGCGATAATTATCTGCCACAATAAAGTTCAGGACAGTTCAACTACTTTAACTTGTCTGATCTTCAACTGGAGATTTGTGTGTAAAATGCATGCAATTTAGTGGCACGCTAAAAGGGTGCATTCACCGCAAACTGCACATAATTCTTACAAActtcaaaaaaacaataaaaaaacaaagagaaaatgTTAACATACAATGTGTTTCAACTTTATACGCCACCAGCTTATTTTTCACTCCAGGATAGTTATACACCTCTCCCTGTCCTCCTCCAGGATCATTTAACACCCCTGATCTTGTTCCTTCCTTTCACCAAGTTCATGGAGATGAAAGTGTTCGTTAATTAGAAATGTTAACTATTTCAGAACATTTAATATGTCGTTTTGTTTAACTAAATTACATTCGAAATTACACATCATtggaaagacaaaaaaaaaaagtgttcaaaTTAAGTTAAGTCTTTTGTATTGACTATATATGTATTGCAATAAATACAGCTAATCACATTCCTAACCAACCAAGATATATAGCTTATATTAAACCTAAGAAATTACTCAATCGATTACTAAAATAACCCTACTCCAAACAAAACTCTTACGATTTGCATTTCAGACTAGAAGATTAGAACAAGTGTTACTGAACCGGTGACTGGTTGAGCTACATTGGAAACCAACCAGTGAATAAAGATCAGTACTTTTCTCTTCGAGGACTTTAGCACACCAAGACAATTGATAGTGCCAGGACGTGACTCTAAGTCTCGGTAATCACTTTAGCATCTGAAATTGCTACGGGGGAAATTGTTTCAGGCTGTGGTAGCATAAAACCCACAGTACAGAGTAAACATTTATGACGGGGATTTATTTTTGTAACATTGTATATTAAAACGTCAGAAATAAAAGTTTGAGGAATAAAGCAAAAGATCAAAaggaaatgttaaaaaaaaaaaaaaaggaggtaggATAATAAGGCCAGCTAGAAAGATGGAAACTGCAGTAACAGAAACAAAGACTGTTGCATAGGAAGTGGTGAGAACAGAAAAAGCAGGAGCATGGTAATAATTATCTGCAGCAGTAAAGTTCAGGACAGTTCAACTACTTTAACTTGTCTGATCTTCAACTGCAGATTTGTGTGTAAAATGCATGCAATTTACTGGCACTCTAAAAGAGAGCATTCACCGTAAACTGCACATAATTCTTacacctcaaaaaaaaaaaatgttaacataCAATGTGTTTCAACTTTATACGCCACCAGCTTATTTTTCACCAGTTGAATATTACAAATCATTGACCACCAAGTTCACTGTAGTAAAAATTATGTCCTCAGTAGCTAAATATTTTCAGTTAATCTGCTGTACACAATCATACAGTTTCGACTATAAAAACAATGACATTAATTAACGGAACACTCACTATTTATCAAAGTTGATTCTGTGGTGATGCATACCACCGGCATTACCACGGCCACCAGGATGCTTCCTGTGTTTGCCTAAAAGAGAACCAGTCCATTATACAATAAATATACAAATCAAATATCATTTAGAAGCTGGCGAGTTCATAAACCTTTTTACAAccatttattaaagctgcagttcagtcttttttttctattaatttttttacttcaatagtttcatgtgggcaatctctaattacctaaagaactgcatagctgccggtcaattcgttctccgtctattgattggcaaagtttggcgaaatctttaaatatggggaatgtaaatcgctgctataggaacaagcatgcttgttaaaatagaatacaagaaaattggtctttcaaagttgttgttttttaaaacagaaactgctaaaagtattttttcttactacagaactgatttattaaaaaaaacagacatgctggatattgcctgaactgcaggttTAACACCAGGATATTAGCTTTGGCTTTGTTCAATTACTTAAGTTGTTAATAAAAATCTTGATCTGGTTAGTGCTTTGGAGACAGTTCCCAcatgaaatattttttaaaaaaaacataaaggtGTGCAGAGTGGAGTCATATCAAACTTGGATTAATTGGACTTTCAAAACATTTTTAGAgatacacagctttaaagcacagcatgggaataagatgcaaagccagagaaaccattcatacatgtttcaaccttaatgtgGGAGGGACGGACGCACGGACACACACAGGTATGT from Ascaphus truei isolate aAscTru1 chromosome 6, aAscTru1.hap1, whole genome shotgun sequence encodes:
- the RPL27A gene encoding large ribosomal subunit protein uL15 isoform X2; its protein translation is MPSRLRKTRKLRGHVSHGHGRIGKHRKHPGGRGNAGGMHHHRINFDKYHPGYFGKVGMRHYHLKNNQHFCPTINLDKLWTLVSEQTRLNHAKNLDGPAPIIDAVHAGYYKVLGKGKLPKQPVIVKAKFFSRRAEEKIKGVGGACVLVA